A genomic region of Halostagnicola larsenii XH-48 contains the following coding sequences:
- a CDS encoding succinylglutamate desuccinylase/aspartoacylase domain-containing protein codes for MGPLQTSRRTLLTAAASCALAGIAGADPSAESGSDLSRQSSQILEGTDHETTVYETVANADGPTVLVIGGIHGNEVAGYEVASAIAEWEIDAGTLVTIPHANAEAVEQRTRTGDDGVDLNRQFAEGEEPTTNLAQALWNVAENYDPDVVIDLHESIGIYAGGPVDGVGQAIFHSDSTETATDAEQAADTVNRNHVDERGLEFTTDTFAKPENEPSGLFVHKAARDLNAQSFLIETLSRGPDLETRINWHTRLVTNLIEEELFETETTTDDSTGDTSDASDDSTGDTADASDDSAGDTADDSDDETVIEQCRADAS; via the coding sequence ATGGGACCATTGCAGACATCTCGACGAACATTGTTGACAGCCGCAGCCAGTTGTGCACTCGCCGGCATCGCTGGTGCTGATCCGAGCGCAGAATCCGGTAGCGATCTCTCGAGACAATCATCTCAAATTCTCGAAGGCACCGATCACGAAACGACGGTGTACGAGACGGTTGCAAACGCCGACGGACCGACTGTCCTGGTCATTGGCGGAATACACGGCAATGAGGTTGCAGGGTACGAGGTAGCAAGCGCTATTGCCGAGTGGGAAATCGATGCTGGCACGCTCGTAACGATCCCCCACGCGAACGCCGAGGCTGTCGAGCAGCGGACACGCACGGGCGACGATGGCGTCGACCTCAACCGCCAGTTCGCTGAAGGCGAGGAGCCAACAACAAACCTCGCCCAAGCACTCTGGAACGTCGCCGAAAACTACGATCCCGACGTGGTTATCGACCTCCACGAGTCGATCGGCATCTACGCCGGCGGCCCCGTCGACGGCGTTGGGCAGGCGATCTTCCACTCAGACAGTACCGAGACCGCGACCGATGCCGAGCAGGCTGCCGACACCGTGAACCGAAACCACGTCGATGAACGGGGGCTCGAGTTCACGACCGATACCTTTGCCAAGCCTGAAAACGAACCGAGCGGGTTGTTCGTCCACAAGGCCGCTCGAGACCTGAACGCACAGTCGTTTCTCATCGAAACCCTCTCGCGCGGCCCCGACCTCGAGACGCGCATTAACTGGCACACACGGTTAGTCACAAATCTGATTGAAGAGGAACTGTTCGAAACTGAGACAACAACCGATGACTCGACTGGTGACACGTCGGACGCTTCCGATGACTCAACTGGTGATACAGCAGACGCTTCCGATGATTCGGCTGGCGATACAGCGGACGACTCCGATGACGAGACAGTCATCGAACAGTGCCGCGCAGACGCTTCCTGA
- a CDS encoding helix-turn-helix domain-containing protein — protein MERRRDIAIMTGGDESDRRTAENQSPSRTAEDEFDRRPEGNSSVGMDAIDILLVDDDETWVDSTGAVLEHQREAFIVTTATTLESAREAFETVDPDCVVCDYQLEYGTGLGLLETVREIDADRPFLLVTGAGSETVASDAIGRQVTDYLPKRMLAGRDDVLARRIETTVHSYRAERALAQERRGKEAMLEIVTATTTRRGLAREFCQHLVTEHGYECVWIGTDDHARGFVPQSVAGDAAYVDELFTREDNSDRNLEPALAALERREPVVVPSIHATDADDRSRREDGTRPTLTGWHAVATAHGFETAAAVPVKHDGSVIGVLAVYGSEPDAIDDHELEVLGEYGETIGYAFRTAEWKQSLVSATPVIVTFEFTDDRHPLLAFSATLPEGTTLEVLTAIYREDGLCYLLKLESGSEAAVQTATDSVDGVASATIDAETGRCELVVTTPTPEGLLAERGGRVLDTAADHGRVTVTVVCPDDRDVNALSSALEERYPDASVGSIQSNRHPTNTTTVGDLLASMTDKQLQAIELAYHSGYFERPREHNTTEIASKFGVSRATFTQHLRAAERKLLSRVFDPYGM, from the coding sequence ATGGAACGTCGCCGCGATATCGCGATCATGACTGGCGGAGACGAGTCTGATCGCCGGACTGCCGAAAATCAATCTCCCAGCCGGACTGCCGAAGACGAGTTCGATCGCCGACCGGAAGGCAACTCATCTGTGGGGATGGACGCCATCGATATCCTGCTCGTCGACGACGACGAGACGTGGGTCGACTCCACCGGAGCGGTCCTCGAGCACCAACGCGAAGCGTTCATCGTCACGACGGCAACCACGCTCGAGTCGGCCCGCGAGGCGTTCGAGACGGTCGATCCGGATTGTGTGGTCTGTGACTATCAACTCGAGTATGGGACCGGCCTCGGGCTACTGGAGACGGTGCGAGAGATCGATGCCGACCGACCGTTCCTGCTCGTTACCGGCGCCGGAAGCGAGACCGTCGCCAGCGACGCCATCGGTCGGCAGGTCACCGACTATCTTCCCAAGCGGATGCTCGCCGGCCGCGACGACGTGCTAGCGCGCCGAATCGAGACGACCGTCCACTCGTATCGTGCCGAACGGGCCCTCGCCCAAGAGCGCCGGGGCAAAGAGGCGATGCTCGAGATCGTCACCGCGACCACGACTCGAAGGGGACTCGCACGCGAGTTTTGCCAGCACCTCGTGACCGAACACGGCTACGAGTGCGTCTGGATCGGCACCGACGATCACGCGCGCGGGTTCGTCCCGCAGTCCGTCGCCGGCGACGCGGCGTACGTCGACGAACTGTTCACACGGGAGGATAACTCGGATCGGAATCTCGAGCCTGCACTGGCCGCTCTCGAGCGACGCGAACCCGTCGTCGTTCCGTCGATTCACGCTACCGACGCGGACGACCGATCGCGTCGAGAGGACGGAACAAGACCAACGCTGACGGGGTGGCATGCCGTCGCGACGGCGCACGGATTCGAGACCGCTGCGGCAGTCCCGGTCAAGCACGACGGAAGCGTCATCGGGGTCCTCGCCGTCTACGGGAGCGAACCCGACGCAATCGACGATCACGAACTCGAGGTGCTCGGCGAATACGGCGAAACAATCGGGTACGCGTTCCGCACGGCCGAGTGGAAGCAATCGCTGGTATCGGCGACACCGGTCATCGTGACGTTCGAATTCACGGACGACCGGCATCCGCTTCTCGCGTTCAGCGCGACCCTCCCAGAGGGGACGACACTCGAAGTGTTGACGGCGATCTACCGCGAAGACGGGCTGTGTTACCTCCTCAAACTCGAGTCGGGTTCCGAGGCCGCGGTTCAGACGGCCACCGACAGCGTCGATGGCGTCGCGTCGGCGACGATCGACGCGGAGACGGGACGGTGCGAACTGGTCGTCACCACCCCCACACCTGAGGGTCTGCTGGCCGAACGCGGGGGTCGCGTTCTGGACACCGCCGCGGATCACGGACGGGTGACCGTCACGGTCGTCTGCCCCGACGACAGGGACGTCAACGCGCTCTCATCGGCGCTCGAGGAGCGCTATCCCGACGCGAGCGTCGGTTCGATCCAGTCGAACCGACATCCGACGAATACGACGACGGTGGGAGACCTCCTCGCGTCGATGACCGACAAGCAACTACAGGCGATCGAACTCGCTTACCACTCCGGGTACTTCGAACGACCGCGAGAACACAACACCACCGAAATCGCCTCGAAATTCGGCGTCTCTCGAGCGACGTTCACACAGCATCTCCGGGCGGCTGAGCGAAAACTCCTCTCTCGAGTCTTCGATCCGTACGGGATGTAG
- a CDS encoding sensor histidine kinase: MTWQWTVFTVPLVVAFCLLCVVAAFLFARWRRNDSVPGIALATGLVISIAVTLGWYVLELSAVSLETKLLFNQLQYIGLAPVTPFILGYVLVYIGRGDLLTRRGYLLLFAPAVLTLFAVFTNDFHWLFWADVSLHHGESSVMLTNYFGPAYAGFFAYTCAYAITSMALLGWKAIDAHGVHRWQIGALIVGIVAPLFGGTVYVLGFVPPQYPTPTYVGFVVTAVAFAWPVFRLDLFGLVPIAYRTLVEQMDDGVVACDENGTIVTANDGAATLLESTPAALVGELVEDELALIVADENGAPPHLADGPGEWTTTVGNRVVDVSVTRLEQSDTRVGRLYLLTDVTERHNRERRLNRQNTYLDEFASVVSHDIATPLTIIENQAQLVEMTGDTDHVDEIFESTERIHELMDELLELARQGKAVDETEPVDLATITRTVWRDIDRQESGLIVESSKGFLASETRLVQLLENLLQNAVTHGSPARRSETDAGSHRGGGGAGARERDLTIRVGALSDGFYLEDDGVGIPPDDRAQVFEQGYTSTPDGTGLGLAIVERIATAHGWTITATESDEGGARFEVVGVDAVPADSLEDDTDRLRTGDRSVGATNGRVPER, translated from the coding sequence ATGACGTGGCAGTGGACCGTATTCACCGTCCCACTGGTCGTCGCGTTCTGTCTGTTATGTGTCGTGGCGGCGTTTCTGTTCGCCCGCTGGCGACGAAACGACAGCGTCCCCGGCATCGCACTCGCAACAGGCCTCGTCATATCCATCGCGGTGACCCTCGGCTGGTACGTCCTCGAGCTTTCGGCCGTCTCCCTCGAGACCAAACTGCTGTTCAACCAGTTACAGTACATCGGGCTCGCCCCCGTGACCCCGTTCATTCTGGGCTACGTGCTCGTCTACATCGGCCGTGGCGACCTTCTGACGCGTCGGGGATATCTCCTGTTGTTCGCCCCGGCTGTCCTCACCCTCTTTGCTGTTTTTACCAACGACTTCCACTGGCTGTTCTGGGCCGACGTCTCGCTCCACCACGGCGAGTCGTCCGTCATGCTCACCAACTACTTCGGTCCGGCCTATGCGGGGTTCTTCGCGTACACGTGCGCATACGCGATCACCAGCATGGCACTTCTCGGTTGGAAGGCTATCGACGCTCACGGCGTCCACCGCTGGCAGATCGGGGCGCTGATCGTCGGCATCGTCGCGCCGCTTTTCGGCGGAACCGTCTACGTCCTCGGGTTCGTTCCGCCGCAGTACCCGACGCCGACGTACGTCGGGTTCGTGGTGACGGCGGTCGCGTTCGCCTGGCCCGTGTTTCGGCTGGACCTGTTCGGGTTAGTCCCCATCGCCTACCGGACCCTCGTCGAACAGATGGACGACGGCGTCGTCGCCTGCGACGAGAACGGAACCATCGTCACCGCCAACGACGGTGCGGCCACGCTCCTCGAGTCGACGCCCGCTGCCCTGGTCGGCGAACTGGTCGAGGACGAACTGGCCCTGATCGTGGCGGACGAAAACGGCGCTCCTCCTCATCTCGCCGACGGACCCGGTGAGTGGACGACGACCGTCGGGAATCGGGTCGTTGATGTCTCGGTCACGCGCCTCGAGCAATCGGACACCCGCGTCGGTCGGCTGTACCTCCTCACGGACGTCACGGAGCGCCACAACAGGGAGCGACGATTGAATCGGCAGAACACGTACCTCGACGAGTTCGCGTCGGTCGTCTCCCACGACATCGCCACGCCACTGACCATCATCGAGAACCAGGCGCAACTGGTCGAGATGACGGGCGACACCGACCACGTCGACGAGATTTTCGAATCGACCGAGCGGATCCACGAGCTGATGGACGAACTGCTCGAGTTGGCTCGGCAGGGGAAAGCGGTCGACGAGACCGAGCCGGTCGACCTCGCGACGATCACCCGGACGGTCTGGCGGGACATTGACCGTCAGGAGAGCGGGCTCATTGTCGAATCCTCGAAGGGTTTTCTCGCAAGCGAAACGCGACTCGTTCAACTCCTCGAGAATCTCCTGCAGAACGCGGTGACACACGGTTCGCCAGCTCGCAGGTCGGAAACCGACGCCGGGAGCCACCGCGGGGGAGGCGGGGCAGGGGCCCGCGAACGCGACCTGACGATCCGTGTTGGGGCGCTCTCGGACGGTTTCTACCTCGAGGACGACGGTGTCGGTATCCCGCCTGACGACCGAGCCCAGGTGTTCGAACAGGGGTACACCTCGACCCCCGACGGAACGGGACTCGGACTGGCCATCGTCGAACGGATAGCCACCGCCCACGGGTGGACGATCACGGCGACGGAGAGCGACGAAGGCGGTGCGCGGTTCGAAGTCGTTGGCGTCGATGCCGTCCCCGCCGACAGTCTCGAGGACGATACTGATCGGTTGCGGACAGGCGATCGGTCAGTTGGCGCGACGAACGGTCGCGTTCCCGAGCGCTGA
- a CDS encoding right-handed parallel beta-helix repeat-containing protein: MSLSIGIAVVLLAVSVGFLSAGVVAEPIDDTAGMSGDAAETTTVAPTYELEIDNDGSAAAIGFPGPVNGTVDDLFVKGTDGVSAVYRYSPADATWNNVLEGDGVDDFDDVSVDPMDSLVVLTTGQGDSETISLKVSLKAQTDETGTSDQRDVDAGWNFVSAPQYTDADAAFGADSAATASLVLERYDGPRTVAVEQTPEFGEYYLDSGQPPVTDPFSGYFVFAQDDGALSTAVSDVADRDDADAQLGLPVIEDVSIGGEISSSAEDGNLADEDVTVRLDGEEVDVADGAYETTVDPGEYTLTVEADGHRTETRELDARFGTQYDEDIALDGRVDNGTRTYVSAAAATADAAEGDTIVLRPGTYDEDVTIETDGVTLLTADAAASRAGPDAAAVETEADDGSTVTINGVLEIDDADNVTVADVSVRSDHYGVSVVDSEDISLSAIDATVGSSGLHFDNASSVETTDFRVEEGLYGVTVQAEGGDLEDVSFGRGVEFDVAVPVAVVGEDGTDTTAVPEISLEDDLNYRVPMSDTYFDDGTGFTFDEAAAIDAAIALDGEDSVDAAAVQRVSDDAFVVSPELSLQAANDLAEEGATIEVRDGTYDKDVEITTDGVTVTGDGATFEGIVSVSDARNVTIDGLRVIDAFNGLILFDSTDTTITDVEVSGAANGFGIAGSDGTEISGVTASDNERGLIVADSDVYVTVSDSTFEGNRDGILNAGDGTLTVRTGTIVGNDAGAINEGDGAIDAAENWWGTPSGPSGDAVGIGDTITDGVEYEPWLDAPPGEDPVRVEDAGLAVENFETDTTEAVRGDSITTSADVTHEVESVAPENADVANEVEDVTSQNADGSEYRIEYVLVDGDYEETIATKRVTLTVGQTERVTFEESIPERTTAHERRTVEHVVRVADEGASTGRDLELANSIETAVETADATGASTVEVEPGTYAEALTVDVDGLTLQSSDGAEETTLAAETATVAGEDITVDGFTFDGGAGDAAVVLAGDGATLRSSVIDSGDATDAVRVAAADVEVTDSELSGATDAGVRFTDGTPDGTVSESDIVDNGVGVVNDGTVTVDARWNWWGSAGGPGTSGANDASGDVGVEPWLDGPIPDGEAVTGDIAGTVTASGETSGTDASAAGTIMTTATPGETDPVSDAAVTVYPFDPDASDEESMDPITVASDGTYGIPDLPIGTHGLEVKADGFASEVRAVTVKQDARTDATDFALEYAESGTVTGEVDLDYVDPAEGLTVTVALEGTEYATDVDFDGEAGTKSFTIDGVDVDVDDGYALTASTDSVHYGEEVTVDAFAVDVGETVDVGQLTFERDTETVTGTATASGDTADGGKMMTTAATPGTGEPVTDATVTVHHFDTEAADNGDRTVDVTDGTFTVPDVPVGTHGFVLEGDSIASTLETETVETGGENVVDFEPAYASGGTVTGTVTLPHAADGDFAVDMAVLNGGTEVATGTATVPDGEQSSEYSIEDVDVNVDDGYTVEATTEAFVGTESVQDVTVDVDETAGKVDIAFDKSDAVAQNVALERDVSGTATVGETVTYTATVTNDAGTPIEGTTVDTSDDGEEITYADGQSATTDADGRATFEVSTEMPHTGDFATEDPIEFTFTESATGHSAGDTVEFEVGAAANVDAEVTSTSTATYPVATVDIEVVDEFGNDVYTEVEIDVSGFEELKDPTSGDTYTTTPGPVKFRSHALEDITEVRITEPTTGVYDDVHFELDPDR, encoded by the coding sequence ATGTCGTTATCAATCGGTATCGCAGTCGTCCTACTGGCGGTAAGTGTCGGATTCCTTTCTGCTGGTGTCGTGGCGGAACCGATCGACGACACAGCGGGAATGTCCGGTGATGCGGCGGAAACGACTACCGTCGCACCGACGTACGAACTCGAGATCGATAACGACGGCAGCGCCGCCGCCATCGGTTTCCCTGGCCCCGTCAACGGTACCGTCGACGATCTTTTCGTCAAGGGTACCGACGGCGTTTCCGCCGTCTACCGCTACTCGCCGGCCGACGCCACCTGGAACAACGTTCTCGAGGGTGACGGCGTCGACGACTTCGACGACGTCTCCGTCGACCCGATGGACTCATTGGTCGTCCTCACCACCGGCCAGGGCGATTCCGAGACGATTTCGCTCAAGGTTAGCCTCAAGGCCCAGACCGACGAGACGGGTACGTCCGACCAGCGAGACGTCGACGCGGGCTGGAACTTCGTCTCCGCGCCGCAATACACCGACGCTGACGCGGCTTTCGGTGCGGACAGCGCCGCCACCGCGTCGCTCGTGCTCGAGCGCTACGACGGCCCGCGAACCGTCGCCGTCGAGCAGACGCCCGAATTCGGCGAGTACTACCTCGACAGCGGCCAACCGCCAGTGACGGATCCATTTAGCGGCTACTTCGTGTTCGCACAGGACGACGGCGCTCTCTCAACCGCTGTTAGCGACGTCGCGGATCGGGACGACGCTGACGCACAGTTAGGCCTCCCCGTCATCGAAGACGTCTCGATCGGCGGCGAAATATCCTCGAGCGCCGAAGACGGGAACCTGGCCGACGAGGATGTCACGGTCCGACTCGACGGCGAGGAAGTCGACGTCGCTGACGGTGCCTACGAGACCACCGTCGACCCCGGCGAGTACACGCTGACCGTCGAGGCCGACGGCCACCGAACCGAGACGAGGGAACTCGACGCCCGTTTTGGTACCCAATACGACGAAGACATCGCGCTCGATGGCCGGGTCGACAACGGTACCCGAACGTACGTCTCTGCTGCCGCCGCGACGGCGGACGCGGCCGAAGGCGACACCATTGTGCTCCGTCCCGGCACCTACGACGAAGACGTCACGATCGAAACCGACGGCGTGACACTGCTCACAGCGGACGCCGCGGCGTCCCGCGCGGGTCCCGATGCCGCCGCCGTCGAAACCGAAGCAGACGACGGGTCGACCGTCACGATCAACGGCGTTCTCGAGATCGACGATGCCGACAACGTGACCGTCGCGGACGTCTCGGTCCGGAGCGACCACTACGGCGTCTCCGTCGTCGACAGCGAGGATATCTCGCTCTCGGCGATAGACGCGACTGTTGGCTCCTCGGGTCTGCACTTCGACAACGCCTCGTCGGTCGAGACGACTGACTTTCGCGTCGAGGAGGGCCTCTACGGGGTAACCGTCCAGGCGGAAGGCGGCGACCTCGAGGACGTTTCGTTCGGGCGAGGCGTCGAGTTCGACGTGGCCGTCCCGGTCGCCGTCGTGGGCGAGGACGGCACCGACACGACGGCGGTCCCCGAGATATCGCTTGAGGACGATCTGAACTACCGGGTTCCGATGTCGGACACCTACTTCGACGACGGAACCGGCTTCACGTTCGACGAAGCCGCCGCGATCGACGCCGCGATCGCGCTCGACGGGGAGGACTCCGTCGACGCGGCCGCGGTTCAGCGAGTCTCGGACGACGCATTCGTCGTCTCGCCGGAGCTGTCGCTTCAGGCCGCGAACGATCTCGCCGAGGAGGGCGCGACGATCGAGGTTCGCGACGGCACCTACGACAAGGATGTCGAGATCACCACTGACGGGGTGACCGTCACCGGCGACGGAGCGACGTTCGAAGGGATTGTCAGCGTCAGCGACGCCCGGAACGTGACCATCGATGGGCTCAGAGTAATCGACGCGTTCAACGGCCTCATCCTCTTCGATTCGACCGACACGACGATTACGGACGTTGAAGTCTCCGGAGCCGCCAACGGATTCGGGATTGCGGGTTCCGACGGCACCGAAATATCCGGGGTGACGGCTTCCGACAACGAACGCGGTCTCATCGTCGCCGATAGTGACGTATACGTGACCGTTTCCGACAGCACGTTCGAAGGGAACAGGGACGGGATCCTCAACGCCGGAGACGGAACGCTCACCGTCCGGACCGGGACGATCGTCGGGAACGACGCCGGTGCCATCAACGAGGGAGACGGGGCCATCGACGCCGCCGAAAACTGGTGGGGAACTCCGAGCGGCCCAAGCGGCGATGCCGTTGGCATCGGTGACACCATCACGGACGGCGTCGAGTACGAACCGTGGCTCGACGCCCCACCGGGCGAGGATCCCGTGAGGGTCGAAGACGCGGGTCTCGCCGTTGAGAACTTCGAAACGGACACGACCGAAGCCGTCCGCGGCGATTCCATCACGACGAGCGCCGACGTAACTCACGAGGTCGAGAGCGTCGCGCCCGAGAACGCAGACGTGGCCAACGAGGTCGAGGACGTTACGTCCCAGAACGCAGACGGGTCGGAATACCGGATCGAATACGTGCTCGTCGACGGCGATTACGAGGAGACGATCGCAACGAAGCGCGTCACCCTCACCGTCGGCCAGACCGAACGCGTTACGTTCGAGGAGTCGATCCCGGAGCGCACGACCGCCCACGAGCGACGAACCGTCGAGCACGTGGTTCGAGTCGCGGACGAAGGGGCTTCGACCGGCCGCGATCTCGAGCTGGCGAACTCGATCGAGACCGCCGTCGAAACCGCTGACGCGACGGGGGCGAGCACGGTCGAGGTCGAACCCGGAACGTACGCGGAAGCGCTGACCGTGGACGTCGACGGCCTGACCCTCCAGTCGAGCGACGGCGCCGAGGAGACAACCCTCGCCGCGGAGACGGCGACGGTCGCCGGCGAAGACATCACGGTCGACGGATTCACGTTCGACGGCGGAGCGGGCGATGCCGCGGTCGTTCTCGCCGGCGACGGCGCGACGCTACGCTCGAGCGTCATTGACTCCGGAGACGCGACCGACGCCGTTCGCGTCGCCGCCGCCGATGTCGAGGTCACCGACAGCGAACTGTCCGGAGCGACCGACGCGGGCGTCCGGTTCACCGACGGCACTCCCGACGGTACCGTCTCCGAGAGCGACATCGTTGACAACGGCGTCGGCGTCGTCAACGACGGAACCGTCACCGTCGACGCCCGCTGGAACTGGTGGGGGAGCGCCGGGGGGCCCGGAACGAGCGGGGCCAACGATGCCAGCGGCGACGTCGGCGTCGAACCGTGGCTCGACGGCCCGATCCCGGACGGCGAGGCGGTCACCGGCGACATCGCCGGGACGGTCACCGCGTCCGGCGAAACCAGCGGAACCGACGCCTCGGCGGCGGGAACGATTATGACTACCGCGACACCCGGCGAGACGGATCCGGTCTCCGACGCGGCGGTGACTGTGTACCCGTTCGATCCCGACGCGTCGGACGAGGAATCGATGGACCCGATCACCGTCGCGTCTGACGGGACCTACGGGATCCCCGACCTCCCGATCGGCACCCACGGTCTCGAGGTCAAAGCGGACGGGTTCGCCTCCGAGGTTCGCGCCGTCACCGTCAAGCAGGACGCGAGGACGGATGCGACCGACTTCGCTCTCGAGTACGCCGAGAGCGGGACGGTCACGGGCGAGGTCGATCTCGACTACGTCGACCCTGCCGAGGGCCTGACCGTCACGGTCGCCCTCGAGGGGACCGAGTACGCGACGGATGTCGATTTCGATGGCGAGGCCGGCACGAAATCGTTCACCATCGACGGCGTGGACGTCGACGTCGACGACGGCTACGCGCTGACCGCCTCGACCGACTCGGTTCACTACGGCGAGGAGGTCACGGTCGACGCCTTCGCGGTCGACGTCGGCGAGACCGTCGATGTCGGTCAACTGACGTTCGAACGCGATACCGAAACAGTCACCGGGACGGCGACGGCCTCCGGCGACACGGCAGACGGGGGCAAAATGATGACCACGGCCGCCACGCCGGGCACCGGCGAGCCCGTCACAGACGCGACCGTCACGGTCCATCACTTCGATACCGAGGCGGCCGACAACGGGGACAGAACCGTCGACGTCACTGACGGGACGTTCACCGTTCCAGACGTGCCGGTCGGTACGCACGGCTTCGTCCTCGAGGGTGATTCGATCGCCAGTACCCTCGAGACGGAGACGGTCGAGACCGGCGGTGAGAACGTCGTCGACTTCGAACCCGCCTACGCCTCGGGCGGCACCGTCACCGGTACCGTTACGCTTCCACACGCCGCCGACGGCGACTTCGCGGTCGACATGGCGGTCCTCAACGGCGGGACCGAGGTGGCGACGGGGACGGCGACCGTCCCGGACGGCGAGCAGTCGAGCGAATACTCCATCGAGGACGTGGACGTGAACGTCGACGACGGCTACACGGTCGAGGCAACGACTGAGGCCTTCGTCGGCACTGAATCGGTCCAAGACGTGACCGTCGATGTCGACGAAACCGCCGGCAAAGTCGACATCGCGTTCGACAAGTCGGACGCGGTGGCCCAGAACGTCGCCCTCGAGCGCGATGTGAGCGGTACCGCCACAGTCGGCGAGACGGTCACCTACACGGCGACGGTGACCAACGACGCCGGGACGCCGATCGAGGGGACGACCGTCGACACGAGCGACGACGGCGAGGAAATCACCTACGCCGACGGGCAGTCTGCGACCACGGACGCCGACGGCCGGGCGACGTTCGAGGTGTCGACCGAGATGCCCCACACGGGCGATTTTGCTACGGAAGACCCGATCGAGTTCACGTTCACCGAGAGCGCGACCGGACACTCGGCCGGCGACACCGTCGAGTTCGAGGTTGGAGCGGCGGCGAATGTAGACGCCGAGGTGACCAGCACGTCGACGGCGACCTACCCGGTTGCTACGGTCGATATCGAGGTCGTAGACGAGTTCGGCAACGACGTCTACACCGAGGTCGAAATCGACGTCTCCGGGTTCGAGGAGTTGAAAGACCCGACCAGCGGGGACACGTATACCACCACCCCCGGCCCGGTCAAGTTCCGATCCCATGCACTCGAGGATATCACGGAAGTCAGGATAACGGAACCCACCACCGGTGTCTACGACGACGTGCACTTCGAACTCGACCCAGACAGGTGA